The DNA region ACACAGTTCTGCCAACATTAGCAAACTCAGTTTTAAACCGTAAGATTAATTTCTTtaacaaacatttgaaaattagAAACAGCAAAGTTATTCTgaatgtttttaccatgtattcAAAAGGTGACTGTGGTGCATCTACTGTAATAAACATGCACACAAGCTAcatcaataggaaaaaaaacccacagccaaaaaacccaaacagcagcaCAGTCATTTCGCTGTTCAAATTACTTCAGTTTAGATGGCTCACCATCGTTTAACCAGtcaatggaaaacaaaaacaaacaaaaaaacttctgCAGATTCCTTTCATAGTAATTTTGCCCCAACTGCATTAGTCTGCATTAGCCACTCAATTTAAAATTTAAGAATGAACATCAAGTATTGATCCTCTGCACTTTCCACCACTACTGAAAGCCCAAAAGACTgtttaaaaggaataaaatatttaattctacTCTTCCTTACTTTCTCTCTCAAAAATTACAATACCCTCTATTAAAAATATGCCATATACACCTCCTTATAAGAAGAGCTCAGGGCTTCAAAGGATCCTTTTAAAAACCTGAAATCTTCACCATACAGAATAAAACAATTTCCATGGGACTGGACACTACGTTTATAGCTCTAGCACTGGCACCATGTGGAACTTCCTTGTTACTGAATCAGTTAAAAAAACTcaaccaaacagaaaaccccCACCACACAACAAACTAAAAAACTCCCCAGCAATCCATACTGCCACTATTCCATTCAACCCAGGCATATCCTAGAATCTCTATCAACGAAGCTACATCAGGGAGCAATGTCCTGCCAGTTGACCACATTTTGCACTGATACAGAAACACACATAAATCACAAAAATGAAATTCAATCTTCTTTGATGTAGATTAAAACCCATAGGGTTGTCATGCTGAAGAGGGAGATACAGCATAAGACCCACGTTGAagttagaggggaaaaaaccccaaacaaacccaccacacaaaaaacccaccaaacaaaacaaatcaaaccccaaaaccaacacACGCAACTAAAACTCCCAAACCTTCAGCCAACAACACTCCCCACCAGTCACCCAATACATAAAGCCAGATCATTAAGCAGCAGCCAGGAAATTAATAGTAGAGAAAACATACTGTGCTAGACACACTTTTCATTGGACACTGCCTGTTGGGTCTTCTATCTATAATATTCTAATATGGAATTATTTGATTTAATCTTTACCCTTAGAAGGCAAGTCTCCATGCTTCTAAGTATCATAATGTAGCAAATCCAGTCCTCATCAGCAATCATTATAAATTCCTGTCAAAAAAGCTTttacatacagaatcacagaatgttcagggttggaagggacctctgtgggtcatctagtccaaccctcctgccgaagcagggtcacctacagcaggctgtacaggaccttgtccaggcaggtctggaatatctccagagaaggagactccacaacctccctgggcagcctgttccagggctctgtgaccctcagagtgaacaagttcttcctcatgttcagacggaacttcctctgcttcaatttgtgcccattgccccttgtcctgtcactgggcaccactgaaaagagtttggccccatcttcctgacacccacccttaagatacttagaagcatttataagatcccctcttggcctcctcttcttcaggctaaacaagcccagctccctcagcctctcctcacaggagagatgctccagccccctcatcatcctcgtagccctccgctggactctctccagtagctcctcatctttcttgaactggggagcccagaactggacagagtactccagatggggcctcactagggcaatgtagaggggaaggagaacctccctcgacctactggtcacactcctcctaatgcaccccaggatcccactggccttcttggcagccagggcacactgctggctcatggtcaatccgttgtccaccagcactcccaggtccctctccacagagctgcactccagcaggtccaccccaagcctgtactgatgcatggggttattcctgcccaggtgcaggaccctgcacttgcccttgttgaacctcatcaggttcttctctgcccaagtttccagcctatccaggtcacgctgaatggcagcacagccttctggtgtatctaccacacctcccagttttgtgtcatcagcaaacttgctgagggtacattctaactcttcatccaggtcactcatgaagaagttaaacaagactgggcccagtactgacccctggggcacaccactggttaccggcctccaactagactctgctgctgatgacaaccctctgagttctgccattcagccagttctcaatccatctcactgaccactcatccagcccacacttcctgagcttccctaggaggatgttattggagacagtgttgaaagccttgctgaagtctaggtagacaacaaaTACAGAAAGCTGAGGTTTCCAGCACTGGTCAAGTGTGGAAATTCATTAGCATCTCCCACAATCAAGCACTgtaatcacagaatgctttgggttggaagggacctttagaagtcatctagcccaatccccctgcagtgagcagggacatctttaaatagatcaggctgctcagagcccgtccaacctggccttgaatgtttctagggatggggcctccactgcctctctgggcaacccgttccagtgtttcaccaccatcactaacaaatttcttccttatatccagtttaaatctaccctcccttagtttaaaaccattactcctacTGTTAATCAATACCACATAACAAGTTATGGACATCAGAAGGCCATTAGAATGTAATGTTATCATGGAAGGCAAAATTGGACAAATAATGGCACAGAAGCCGTTCTACAATTCTTCATTAATTATGCTCTTGGAAGTAACTTCGTGACACAAAGAATGATGATGAAAGCAGTTTCCGACTACACTGACTTCACAGCTTTCACATACTTGCTTATACCCTAGAATGCAAACCACTTTTAGAATTTAGTGCATAAACTCACTTACCTGCGTAGTAAGGATTTCACCCTGAGAGAATGGTTCACACGAATCTTCTACATTACTTGTTTCGCTGTCATATCCAGATGCTTCACCTTGAAGAAGGTGGAAGAAAATCCAAgttagttaaagaaaaaaacccaaacattatcCATAATCTCTTACCACACAAACCTTTTAGCCAACTGTTAACTATAATGATAAAGTAACAAGTACTGAAGTTAGAAGCACAGATCTACTTTAAGTAAACATTTTGAAGAATACTGTGTCACACATGGCAAAATAAATAGAACTCAAAATGTTTCAATAGCGATGAAAGAGTTCTAAACATTTACGAAAGCCATAAAAAGGTCAAAATAAGCACAACAGAATTCTACGGCcaatttaaacaaacatttcatGTGGTGAAACAGCTTAGGTAGGCGTTATGAAATTTTGCTGATAGATCCAAGTATCACATTGCAGTAAGAAAACTAGCATTTCACCCAAAAATTAATTCCCATCAGACGAACTTAGTCTGGCATCTAGTGCCCAGTCTATTCATTTTTGCACTGAACAAGGAATACTGGAAGAACTTAATTTTCAGGAAATAAACCACTGaggattttttgtttcattgGGGCTGTCACGTTCCTTTAAAAGAGCAAGCACCACATAGAGAACAACGTTCTCATGCAGACACCAAAACCCTACATGCAATGACATTACAAACACAGCTGCAGAGATAAAAATCTTGGTTTGTACCTAGGTTTGCTTCCATGTTTGGGTCTTCTTGGCATTCACCTTTGAAGTCAGTTCTGCTTCTCTTCAGCCCTCCATCAAAACTTTGAAGAGTTTCTTTACTCTCATTCACATCGCTCACTTGTTTGGATGTATGAACTTGCATTAAAGGTTTCTTCAGCTCTTGTGGTCTATCAACTGATTCTTCAGACACATTGGACTGGGAAGAAAATAAGTTGATGGAGCATTCCGACTCCTGGCTTGGTGAACCACACCCATTACTCATGGCAGCTTCAGGGATTTGCTGTACATTACTGTCATCATGACTTCCACTGTGAGGCAATGTGATGGGACTTACTGAAGACTCTACCACAGCTGTCACTTGTTTATTGATCTGCAAAGGTGTGCTTACTGATTTGCCAAATATTAATGTCTGCAAACATGGCAAATCTTCATCCTCACTAGGTTCTTCATCTGAAGATTGCAGTTTCCGTGCTTTTCTTCGAGATCTTGGCTTAGAAATAACATTTCTGTTGTGCAATTCTTTTGCCAGGGCATTGTCACTTCTTTTTACAAACACAGCAGATCTCTCTTTCCTATCAGTTTCAGAAAAGCTGGTGTTCTCTTCAATATCAGAGCAGAGTAAGCCATCAGGAGTTTCAGACAAACCTGTAAAATCACGATTCCCTTTACAAGGTTCTTCAAGACCCTCTGTAACTAAACACTGGGGCACCCCTGTGCTAGCAGTTTGGGTTGCTTGTTCTTCATTCCCctttaattgttttctttctctttcgctacattttttttcagtgacttcacAGCTGAATTCAGCAGGCCTTTGCTGACAAGTTGCAGGACAAATCATTGATCTGGACTGAAAATGTAGTATTGGTCCTTTGCCATCAACAACTTTGGCCTTTCCTCCTTGATTGCTTTCTGAACTGAAGCGTATTTCATCAACTGTGTTTAAATCGGTTCTTTGGAAGATGTGGTCTTCTGTATTACTCTGATCACTTTGGCTTCTATTACTTTTGATTGGATTCCGTCTCAACTCCCTTTCTATCTCTACGTCAGATGACACTGTCTTTTCATTTCCCTGCTCTCCTTTTTGCGATCTGTTCTTGTCTTCAGTCCCAGCAGTACCCATTCTTCTCAGTGTCAGATTCCCTTGATTTGCAACCTGTGAAACATCTTCTTGATGTTCCCCTGTGTGCATACATTCAGTGTTGCCAACAAAGCAAGTCACAGCACTAACACAAGCAGATTCACAGGTCTTAAGCTTCTCTTTCTCCCAAACCCTACTGGAGCTTTCAGCAGTTGTTTTCTCTTCTTGCaatgtttctgtttttaagtATTTGCTATGCTTATTTTCTACCTGATCAGCACATAGCTTCTTTAAAGTTTCAGAAGCAGCATCTTCTGCACGTGCCTTCATGGGAGCAGAATAAAGGGTAAATGACAGTCGTTTTGAATGCCTAAATATATTTCGCAGATACTGTGTGTCTAACTCACTATCTTCAGATTCCTTGGTCAATTCCACAACACTTTTAGCCATTGGCAACTTTTCAGTTCTGAAGTCCCCTGGAACATTTAGTGTATCATATCCTCTATCATGGGAAAGAGTAGTACATGACTGAGTCATCTCTTTAGTCAGCTGGCAAGCAGTTTGCACAGCAGTCATTGAAGGAGAGTGTAGGAGGTAAGGGCTACCTAGTATTTCCTGAGAACCTGCATCAGGTACAGAGGAGCTACAATTTGAATGCTGATATGAAGATGGAGGattgaaaagactttttttggtTTCTACAGTGTCAGATGAATTCTTCAGACTAATCTGTATTTCATTTGCGTCCAGATCACCACCCTTCAGATCAGTGAGTGGCTTGTGACTCAACATACCCCAGGGCTCACAAAGGTCTTTGCACTCAGAAGTTTGAACTAACACACTCCTTTGGACTCCAAAGAAAGACCCTCCACAATCACTGTCACCCTTTCTTGCTCCCTTTATtacttttcctgtttgttttgtcCTATCTTCAGAAAGTAACTGAAGTCTCCTGCTGCGCCTGACTTGTCTTTGCTCAGAATCAACTTTCCTTGGTTCTTCACTGCTTGGATAGCTATCAATCTGTGGCTCAGCTGGATCAGGGGAAACAGAGGTTCTATCCACTAACTGTAGAGAACACATGGTTCTAGTAGAACGCCTGCATCTTTTCGctgcaaaacttctttttttagtgCTTTTCTGATCACAGTTACTCAGTTCTATCTCCCCATCACAGTCCTTGCCAGTCAccttttcagcagcttttttaCACGTGGATCCTCCTCCTTCCTCAAGTTCTACTAGTGTATTATCCTCTCTGTTCTCAGAGGGGTGACTCTTATTAACAACAGAACTTTCATCACATCTTTCCTTCTCAGCATCTCTAAAGCACCAATTAACACTTTGAGGGTACCCATCTGCAtcttctgtatcttttttcttgATGAAATCCTCAGGTTGCAGGACATAGGCAGTCTTCCTTTTTCGTTTTAGTCTGTCCTTGTTGGAATTACTCAACAAATTCTCATTAGCAGACACATCTTCCTTTTTTGTAGCAGGTAAAATCTCTCTCAAGATAACAGGGGGATTTGACTTCCTCTCTCTTTTGTATGTTTTCCCAAATATTTTGTCTTTGATGgtatctgctgtttgttttgaccATCTCTTGTTTCCTTGAACCAATGCAATTTCCATTGAATCTACCATAGGGTCagtgttttctgaaatacaggaatCTTTGTCTGATAAATACTTATCTCCTTCACTCAAAACATCAGGTGCTCCAACAGAATCATCCTGGGAACAACTGGAAGACAGAATCTCATTGCTTTTTGAAAACCATTCATTGACTTTCTGAACACTTCGCTTCAGTCTCTTCCTAGAAACTTGATTCAGGGTATCACAGTTAAGTGTCTCTGGCTGAAGTATTTTCTCCAGAGGAAGTACTTTTTCTTGGAAAGAATCACTCTGAGATTCATACATTTCCATAGCTTCCACACTTTGTACAACAATATCTATATCCCTGCTTTTATCCAACCTGCTCTCTGAACCATCTTTTAAGTCAAATTTTTTGCTTTTACTATTGCACCAAGCTTGTTCTGCAttcatttcttctgtgttcttAAAGAAAGATGTGTCCTCATTCCTTAAGGGGCTGGCATTACCTAGTCTGTCACACTGCTCTGTGAGTAGGTCTACAGTAAGAACATTTAAAGGAGAATTCTGGTATTCAGCCATATTCACTTGCCCAGGTTTGGCACATGAGGTGATGCTCCGAGTGCTTTTCTTGCTCAAGTCTTCCTTCGAGAAATCACTTTCACCTGAAGATTTATAGGTATTATAAATTATTAAGCGCTATTTTACATGCACAAGAACAATGCAAGCTTAATGGCtactttgctttaaaatttcCCCCCCAAAACAGAGTATTACACTGCACAAATCTCCCTCTAGATAAAGGAAAAATATCAAATTACATGAGATATGTTCATCCAACTTCTTACATGAATTACCAGACAGTGCTCTCAACTTGTATTATAAGGGATAATACGGCTTGTGTAGAATAGAGTAAGTTTTGCACTTTTATCAAgttacttttttctcttctgttcctgGGCACAGGATATCCACGTTTTAAGTATTTAGTCTACAGCTATAGGCTTGTGTGGTACTGTCACTATCTGTAGGCATCAACAAAACTACAACATACAAGACTGCAAATATATACATTTAATCACATGAAACCAAAATGTTAACTTGTAGTCTTTCTTTTAAACTTCCTCATTTTTGTCACCAAAAATAACAAACACACCTACAACACTtggtaaaattatttctttagcaCCCAGCTTGTCAGGATGTGTATTGCAAGAATATTCATTCCCCTTCTCAGCACTCTTAAGTTCTTCTAGCTTTTCTTGAGATGAAATCTGAAGAACTTCTTTGTCTTCTAACCTGTTGGGAAGGGAAATCTACCCTTATTACAGAGAAAACCACAACAGACATAATAAAAGCTTATACttaattttccctttttgctCTGTGAAATAGTCTTTGGAGAAGTCAGGCTTCATGACTGACACCACAACTAGATCCCTTCAGTCTTTCAGGCTGTTTCTTTAAGAATATCCCCTCCCACATTCCTGAAAGCATAGTACCTGCTTTTCTCTTGAAGATCTAATGTCTGTGTAAGCAACAAAACATTTATAAAACAGCTTTGAAGTATATTAAATGACAAACTGATGGGAGTCAGCTACCCATTCTACCCTGATGCCCTCGAAGTTGAAAACTACGTGTTAGCTTGAAGAATTCTCAGTCCTAGGCTAAGAAACTAGAACATAGGTATCAGAATACTGAACTACTGTCTTTAAGGAGTTCTTATTTTCTAATCACCTTTACTTACCCAGTATTGCTTGCCTGTTTAAAAACCTCTTCAGATGAATCAGAGCCTAAAAACAAATCAGCTGTTACTCTAATTGAAATGATTCAGAGAAAGATGACTTGccatattcagtgtttattaTCACAGAAGCACACATGCTTAGTTCTTTCTAGAGGCAGATGCTTTCAACTGTTATCAGATGAAATCAAGTTCAATTGTGCAATATTTTACCTAATTATAATGATTTCTATGTATTAATATCTACATGGCTCCTGCATAAAACTCTGTTTAAATATAGTGACTGGTAGCAGAGCACTACTAAGAGTTACTTAGCTAAGAGTTTCCAGTTTCTAAGTTTATACGTGAAACAGCTGCTAGTATTTAGAATTTTGAATTGGAAGTCAAAGCAATATATTAGAATATCTGTCTTGGATCCTTTGATTGATCTTGGCAGaagcagtaaggaaaaaaagagaggcagTGAACATTATCTGTTAAAAGGAGCAATTCTTTCCTTGAAGGAACCAGAAAGAAGTAAACTATGCACAGCATCTATCTTATTTCTCACAGCAGTCAGCACCAGATAAAaaggaaattctcaaaagctaggatacacagaaataaaatattcttttctcgGTTGGATTTCATTCTCATCTCTAGTGATTAACTAGAGCCACAAGCAACTGGTGACAAGGTTTAATATTCTCTAGAATACAGTAGTTATCATTAGTTGTACAACTATAACTTTTTTCAAACCTGAAAGCATCTTCTCTTCTTTGGATCTTGTACACCGAGCCTTAAAGGTTTACTACAGCAGTGTTATTTCCTACAGTATAAAAAATTATGtaaaaacccctttgatttctAGTTGTCTCTCACTTGTTCCTTTATTCTCATTTTGGGTGTTAAGGAGAAATTAGTATTTATAAAGACTTTGAACTTCATAAATTTTCATTACTTCCCAAGCATCATACATAAGCTCAACTAGGGCGGATCTAAAACAAACCTTACCGAACTCTATATAAATCCCTTTTTCCAAGTCAcacttctgggttttgtttcttaGGGGACACCTTTTGACGCTGGTATCTGTAAGCTGTGTATCCACACTAGCTTCCTGCTGACAGGAGCACAGAAAAGAATATAGTTACTTATAACAGTAGgctatttctaaaaaaataagtAGTAATTATTTATACTACAGCAGGTGATACATATGAACTAAGTATTTAAATTGGCAGCCTCTATACAAAAATCCAATACACGTAATTTGTTCTACTGCTATCAGTAATGGGATGTGTTAATAAAAACAATTATCATGCATCTAACAGCTCAAATCAGGAACAGTTTTATCTTTCTTAACATTCTATACAGAATTGAACAGATGAGACAAGAAACAACGCACCATGAACAAACTCATACACATAACAATCACCCTAAGTTGGGTAATGTCTTAAGAATTTAAGACATATTCGTGGTCTtaccactgaaaaaagcaaaaagcctaCCAATAGTTAGACAGCCTCATTAAATAAGTAGTACAAAACAGCTTTCAACCCtagtttcagtaaagaaaatattgCCTTAATATATTCTGTTAAGTTCAGGTCACGTTATGCAAACAACTTCTCAGAATAGattcagaagacaaaaatatttagatGTCCTTGTCTGGAATAATATTCAAGTCAAACAGTGATCTGAAAGCAAACCAAAATCTCCTATTTCATTCatttatatatatgcacatatacacatTCCAAATAAAACACTAAACAgtccacaaaaataaatgtgaaaaaaaataccaaggtgTAGTTTTCTTGTCCATTTTCTTTAGcactttttctcctgtttctgaaaCCCTTACTTTGGATGACAGAACTTTCTTTGCACAGgaactcagcagcagcagcttctgcagatGTTTTAGGAAAGCGATGActgtttaaaactgaaaaatgtcaacaggaaaaaaaaagcaaaaatattttcttacattgAGCATGACAACAGGTATTATATATTAATAAAATAGCCTTGCATAGACCCTGTGCAACTAGCACATATACAGCTAAAATACAATTACCAAGGAAAGAAATCTGATTGAATTATTAGTCTGATTGTTCTTTATGAGTACTCTTCAAGTATTAAGTAAAATCTTAATCTTACCAACTAATTTTCACAACCAGTTTCATTTATATTGGATAATCTAACAAGAACAGGATCAAATACTAGTGATTTTGGAATGACTGAACAAGTTGAAAAGACTTTGAAAACAAAGCCTAGTTTTTACAGCACAATAtactaagattaaaaaaaaccaaacaacaaaacccacaaaccaccATCTGTCCCCAACAACAATATTTTGTCTCCCGAAATATCAGCAAGCATGTGTCTGACTTGTCAATACCCTTTACAAGGCTAAGTGCTAGAAAGGATAAATTTGGATTCCAAAAGGATATATCTGAATGGGACAAGTTAACACACACTGTTATAGCACTTGCTAATTCAGGCTCTAAGACTGCCTAAGAAGCTAAAGCTGCAAGGCTGGGCATAatcaggagcaggactctgccacACAGTTATAGATTAAAGACTATTTGATATACCACAGCCACACTTCAGGATCTGAAAGTACGATTGGTTGGTGTTATCAAATGCACAGTAGAAACACTTAAGACTGTTCAAGAGGTTATTGTAGGAAAACCCTGGAAACGTAAGAGAACTTCTACTTccacttccaagaaaaaaaacttttgatAATTCTTGCCATAGAGAGTACTGCACAGTAAATGAGGTACCCTTCAGTTAATTGTAATACAAATGTCAAAATCTTACTAAAAGAAACAGAGGTTATACATTTGCAACACTTACATTTTAGTCCAGTGTCAAGCTCAAACGCATGGATAATTTCCAACAATCCTTCAACTAGTTGCTTAAATCTGGAATTTTCTTTCAGACTTCTGAAATAACATCACCACATGAGTTGTTTTAAGACAAACATATAGGTAAGCTATTAATAATTTCTGTAGAATTTAGGCTGAATAGAAAAAGGAGTAAAACTGCGAAGTGGAAGATGAGACAATAAGAAACTGTTGCCAAGGAATAACAACATAATGCCCCCAAGCAGCCATTACTACAGAAATTAAAGCTATCATAAAGTGAAAAGTTCACATTTTTCTTCACGTAGGTTTAACACAGAGAAACTAGTCATAATGACTGAACAATAATACAGTATATACTTGACAGCATAAACATTGGCTAAGAAAAGTGTCTTCACCTGCgatcacttgaaaaaaaaaatcatactgaagCAAGGCACTAAAGAATTACTCCTTTAGAAATTGTCTGTTTACTTAATAACCAGGTTTTCTTGTTTATTTCAATCTTCTGCtaagacatttttaaagcaattaacTTTTCCTTAGAGGTCAATCTTCTCATCCTCAAGCCCACTTGCAGAGATGCATTACCTCTTGGTAACTTCAGTCTTACACAGAGGACACTGTAtcacaccttttttctttttgctgaggaGTTTGAACATGCAGAACCTAGGAAAAAAGAATAATCATGATGGTAACAAAAgtgaggattttattttctttaaaattgagCTCAGATGTGTAACACTGTAGCAATCTTTCATTATCAAGTTGAATGCCTGTATTCTTGTTCTGGTGTTACAATGAATTAATGAAT from Opisthocomus hoazin isolate bOpiHoa1 chromosome 26, bOpiHoa1.hap1, whole genome shotgun sequence includes:
- the BRCA1 gene encoding breast cancer type 1 susceptibility protein isoform X2, which encodes MDFSVIAIGDVQNVLSAMQKNLECPICLDVVEEPVSTKCDHVFCRFCMFKLLSKKKKGVIQCPLCKTEVTKRSLKENSRFKQLVEGLLEIIHAFELDTGLKFLNSHRFPKTSAEAAAAEFLCKESSVIQSKGFRNRRKSAKENGQENYTLQEASVDTQLTDTSVKRCPLRNKTQKCDLEKGIYIEFGSDSSEEVFKQASNTGLEDKEVLQISSQEKLEELKSAEKGNEYSCNTHPDKLGAKEIILPSVVGESDFSKEDLSKKSTRSITSCAKPGQVNMAEYQNSPLNVLTVDLLTEQCDRLGNASPLRNEDTSFFKNTEEMNAEQAWCNSKSKKFDLKDGSESRLDKSRDIDIVVQSVEAMEMYESQSDSFQEKVLPLEKILQPETLNCDTLNQVSRKRLKRSVQKVNEWFSKSNEILSSSCSQDDSVGAPDVLSEGDKYLSDKDSCISENTDPMVDSMEIALVQGNKRWSKQTADTIKDKIFGKTYKRERKSNPPVILREILPATKKEDVSANENLLSNSNKDRLKRKRKTAYVLQPEDFIKKKDTEDADGYPQSVNWCFRDAEKERCDESSVVNKSHPSENREDNTLVELEEGGGSTCKKAAEKVTGKDCDGEIELSNCDQKSTKKRSFAAKRCRRSTRTMCSLQLVDRTSVSPDPAEPQIDSYPSSEEPRKVDSEQRQVRRSRRLQLLSEDRTKQTGKVIKGARKGDSDCGGSFFGVQRSVLVQTSECKDLCEPWGMLSHKPLTDLKGGDLDANEIQISLKNSSDTVETKKSLFNPPSSYQHSNCSSSVPDAGSQEILGSPYLLHSPSMTAVQTACQLTKEMTQSCTTLSHDRGYDTLNVPGDFRTEKLPMAKSVVELTKESEDSELDTQYLRNIFRHSKRLSFTLYSAPMKARAEDAASETLKKLCADQVENKHSKYLKTETLQEEKTTAESSSRVWEKEKLKTCESACVSAVTCFVGNTECMHTGEHQEDVSQVANQGNLTLRRMGTAGTEDKNRSQKGEQGNEKTVSSDVEIERELRRNPIKSNRSQSDQSNTEDHIFQRTDLNTVDEIRFSSESNQGGKAKVVDGKGPILHFQSRSMICPATCQQRPAEFSCEVTEKKCSERERKQLKGNEEQATQTASTGVPQCLVTEGLEEPCKGNRDFTGLSETPDGLLCSDIEENTSFSETDRKERSAVFVKRSDNALAKELHNRNVISKPRSRRKARKLQSSDEEPSEDEDLPCLQTLIFGKSVSTPLQINKQVTAVVESSVSPITLPHSGSHDDSNVQQIPEAAMSNGCGSPSQESECSINLFSSQSNVSEESVDRPQELKKPLMQVHTSKQVSDVNESKETLQSFDGGLKRSRTDFKGECQEDPNMEANLGEASGYDSETSNVEDSCEPFSQGEILTTQQKNAMQNNLKKLQQEMAVLEAVLKQHEGQDCEFLPIQRELLHSRSEGTLGMEQMRKERGAESASEGNFENHKCSSSKRFSANDLHVMPSGSFNSKIKEIERSPELLLPSSKSHLLMRTDLEKGLQCDTVLKNKGPSEKTKPVQEAVQECSQRQLEAENADEQKSGTTLNSASVLSNLSGNVTTSPNSSSSSVRLLNSHTAEATNSSVVAQNANKSCARECKSKRSLCFPIPVLHNAAGKENATSPVVTNRKELSIVASGLNQSEHLVVQKFARKTQSTLSNHITEGTTHVIMKTDKELVCERTLKYFLGIAGKKWVVSYQWVIQSLKEERILDEENFEVRGDVINGRNHQGPKRARKSLTEKIFKDFEICCYGPFTDMTTEHLEWMVELCGASVVKQLDQFTHKTNSTAVVVVQPDAWMEDMDYRAIQQKNNVAMVTREWVLDSVACYECQEFSAYLVS
- the BRCA1 gene encoding breast cancer type 1 susceptibility protein isoform X1, whose amino-acid sequence is MDFSVIAIGDVQNVLSAMQKNLECPICLDVVEEPVSTKCDHVFCRFCMFKLLSKKKKGVIQCPLCKTEVTKRSLKENSRFKQLVEGLLEIIHAFELDTGLKFLNSHRFPKTSAEAAAAEFLCKESSVIQSKGFRNRRKSAKENGQENYTLEASVDTQLTDTSVKRCPLRNKTQKCDLEKGIYIEFGSDSSEEVFKQASNTGLEDKEVLQISSQEKLEELKSAEKGNEYSCNTHPDKLGAKEIILPSVVGESDFSKEDLSKKSTRSITSCAKPGQVNMAEYQNSPLNVLTVDLLTEQCDRLGNASPLRNEDTSFFKNTEEMNAEQAWCNSKSKKFDLKDGSESRLDKSRDIDIVVQSVEAMEMYESQSDSFQEKVLPLEKILQPETLNCDTLNQVSRKRLKRSVQKVNEWFSKSNEILSSSCSQDDSVGAPDVLSEGDKYLSDKDSCISENTDPMVDSMEIALVQGNKRWSKQTADTIKDKIFGKTYKRERKSNPPVILREILPATKKEDVSANENLLSNSNKDRLKRKRKTAYVLQPEDFIKKKDTEDADGYPQSVNWCFRDAEKERCDESSVVNKSHPSENREDNTLVELEEGGGSTCKKAAEKVTGKDCDGEIELSNCDQKSTKKRSFAAKRCRRSTRTMCSLQLVDRTSVSPDPAEPQIDSYPSSEEPRKVDSEQRQVRRSRRLQLLSEDRTKQTGKVIKGARKGDSDCGGSFFGVQRSVLVQTSECKDLCEPWGMLSHKPLTDLKGGDLDANEIQISLKNSSDTVETKKSLFNPPSSYQHSNCSSSVPDAGSQEILGSPYLLHSPSMTAVQTACQLTKEMTQSCTTLSHDRGYDTLNVPGDFRTEKLPMAKSVVELTKESEDSELDTQYLRNIFRHSKRLSFTLYSAPMKARAEDAASETLKKLCADQVENKHSKYLKTETLQEEKTTAESSSRVWEKEKLKTCESACVSAVTCFVGNTECMHTGEHQEDVSQVANQGNLTLRRMGTAGTEDKNRSQKGEQGNEKTVSSDVEIERELRRNPIKSNRSQSDQSNTEDHIFQRTDLNTVDEIRFSSESNQGGKAKVVDGKGPILHFQSRSMICPATCQQRPAEFSCEVTEKKCSERERKQLKGNEEQATQTASTGVPQCLVTEGLEEPCKGNRDFTGLSETPDGLLCSDIEENTSFSETDRKERSAVFVKRSDNALAKELHNRNVISKPRSRRKARKLQSSDEEPSEDEDLPCLQTLIFGKSVSTPLQINKQVTAVVESSVSPITLPHSGSHDDSNVQQIPEAAMSNGCGSPSQESECSINLFSSQSNVSEESVDRPQELKKPLMQVHTSKQVSDVNESKETLQSFDGGLKRSRTDFKGECQEDPNMEANLGEASGYDSETSNVEDSCEPFSQGEILTTQQKNAMQNNLKKLQQEMAVLEAVLKQHEGQDCEFLPIQRELLHSRSEGTLGMEQMRKERGAESASEGNFENHKCSSSKRFSANDLHVMPSGSFNSKIKEIERSPELLLPSSKSHLLMRTDLEKGLQCDTVLKNKGPSEKTKPVQEAVQECSQRQLEAENADEQKSGTTLNSASVLSNLSGNVTTSPNSSSSSVRLLNSHTAEATNSSVVAQNANKSCARECKSKRSLCFPIPVLHNAAGKENATSPVVTNRKELSIVASGLNQSEHLVVQKFARKTQSTLSNHITEGTTHVIMKTDKELVCERTLKYFLGIAGKKWVVSYQWVIQSLKEERILDEENFEVRGDVINGRNHQGPKRARKSLTEKIFKDFEICCYGPFTDMTTEHLEWMVELCGASVVKQLDQFTHKTNSTAVVVVQPDAWMEDMDYRAIQQKNNVAMVTREWVLDSVACYECQEFSAYLVS